One part of the Haliaeetus albicilla chromosome 9, bHalAlb1.1, whole genome shotgun sequence genome encodes these proteins:
- the VPS37D gene encoding vacuolar protein sorting-associated protein 37D, protein MSRPPAPPGSPRRFGALSTAQLRALLQDEPRLQRAARLSRKFQSLQLEREMCLASNCTLARVNLSLRPRLEDGKASLAIKYHELREIREACWDKQQRLEAYLEKWSPQSALSQLQAKLDASEAESEAQIKQFLAQDLPLDSFLESFCQSRTRSHIYRTQLEKLQELLQKDRVGRDPVGPTGCPGALASPAPTRLAPLQNGVTPKAFNLSYGFVPAFLIPSEAVVPFAMPAAPRRHHLPALGHQPASPCSKIPSPGSPLRLVGHIRLLSPQPFRRQQRPRHQKLEPPHR, encoded by the exons ATGTCCCGGCCCCCGGCGCCGCCCGGCTCCCCGCGCCGCTTCGGGGCGCTCAGCACCGCGCAGCTCCGCGCCCTGCTGCAGGACGAGCCCCGGCTGCAGCGCGCCGCCCGCCTCAGCAGGAAG TTTCAGAGTCTGCAGCTGGAGCGGGAGATGTGTTTGGCTTCAAACTGCACCCTGGCCAGGGTGAACCTGTCCCTGCGCCCGCGGCTGGAGGACGGGAAGGCTTCCCTAGCCATCAAGTACCATGAGCTGCGGGAGATAAGAGAGGCATGTTGGGACAAGCAGCAGCGTCTAG AGGCTTACCTGGAGAAGTGGAGCCCACAGAGTGCCCTGAGCCAGCTCCAAGCCAAGCTCGATGCCTCTGAGGCAGAGTCAGAG GCACAGATAAAGCAGTTCCTGGCCCAGGACCTGCCCCTTGATTCCTTTCTGGAGTCCTTCTGCCAGAGCCGCACACGCTCCCACATCTACCGGACACAGCTGGAGAaactgcaggagctgctgcagaaagaCCGGGTGGGCAGGGACCCTGTGGGCCCCACGGGGTGCCCAGGTGCCCTGGCTAGCCCAGCACCAACCCGCCTTGCCCCACTTCAGAATGGAGTAACCCCCAAAGCCTTCAATCTCTCCTACGGTTTTGTGCCTGCCTTTCTCATCCCCTCGGAGGCTGTTGTGCCCTTTGCCATGCCGGCTGCACCTCGCAGACACCAtctcccagccctgggacaCCAGCCAGCATCTCCCTGCTCCAAAATCCCCAGCCCGGGCTCACCCCTGCGCCTCGTCGGACACATCCGCCTGCTCAGCCCCCAGCCCTTCCGCAGGCAGCAGCGGCCGCGACACCAGAAGCTGGAGCCTCCACACCGGTag